One Ricinus communis isolate WT05 ecotype wild-type chromosome 1, ASM1957865v1, whole genome shotgun sequence DNA window includes the following coding sequences:
- the LOC8261158 gene encoding uncharacterized protein LOC8261158 has protein sequence MDDKLTVVCDMPIPFLGCLCRFPKISGSSNGLPCLDISPYYASGFVLWNFTIKQFRFLARSTISDGIKSFWMVATRFGFNQQTNDYKLVRIVSFCCNQANDDGDAGDAIDIGAELYSWSSASWRVLDSTMIEETIGKIKILDAGSGICTKPLQFKDALGLTFYPTLNVYRGYGRQSNRIDLWVFEDYGYGDGDVMGIPICVHNDSELILKRVAGNQINLAFLNFSGQSIKSLTICSSEFTSQFYSYVESLVLVSTSGKEGEQVAMAKKAQEE, from the exons ATGGATGATAAGTTGACAGTCGTTTGCGATATGCCAATCCCATTCCTTGGTTGTCTTTGCCGGTTTCCCAAGATCAGTGGTTCTTCCAATGGTCTTCCTTGTCTTGATATTTCGCCCTATTATGCCTCAGGGTTTGTGCTCTGGAATTTTACCATTAAGCAATTTAGGTTTCTTGCTAGATCAACAATTAGTGATGGCATTAAATCCTTTTGGATGGTGGCTACTAGGTTTGGATTTAATCAACAAACTAATGATTATAAACTGGTAAGGATTGTGAGTTTTTGCTGTAATCAAGCTAATGATGATGGGGATGCTGGTGATGCTATTGATATTGGGGCCGAGTTGTATTCTTGGAGTAGTGCTTCTTGGAGGGTTTTGGATTCAACAATGATTGAAGAAACAATTGG aaaaataaaaatactagaTGCTGGTAGTGGAATTTGCACTAAACCTTTGCAATTTAAAGATGCACTTGGTTTGACCTTTTACCCTACTTTGAATGTTTATCGTGGATATGGTAGACAGAGTAATCGAATTGACTTATGGGTGTTTGAAGATTATGGTTATGGCGATGGTGATG TGATGGGTATTCCAATTTGTGTTCATAATGATTCTGAATTGATACTGAAGCGTGTAGCTGGAAATCAAATCAATCTAGCTTTCTTGAATTTTAGTGGTCAAAGCATCAAGAGCCTAACCATCTGCAGTTCTGAGTTTACATCCCAATTTTACAGTTATGTGGAGAGCTTAGTTCTAGTATCAACTTCAGGGAAAGAAGGTGAACAGGTTGCAATGGCAAAGAAGGCTCAGGAGGAGTGA